From Anopheles coluzzii chromosome 3, AcolN3, whole genome shotgun sequence, the proteins below share one genomic window:
- the LOC120959608 gene encoding cytochrome P450 4d1-like has translation MFVLVAVFVVYLSYLLLKYHQKRQERLKLLRYFPGPQPEYILGCSYLFYNKSITEIFDTIVDSHAQYGKDICLIGAFNMLELEIASAQNIEKVLLAKTTKKSYQYDFLEPWLGTGLLLSFGEKWFQRRKIITPSFHFKILDQFMDVFNQEADTLVSKLERHVDQQEFDIYDHITLYALDSICATSMGVHINAQEDPSNEYTQGVKKVSEYVFRRIFSVLNQFPALFVLYSYAREQGRIIKRLHDFTNTVIDTRRKQLARENKPVQVDDYSKHRDTFLDQLLKVRVNGQPLSTADIREEVDTFMFEGHDTTTSGISFTILQLAKHQDVQQKLYEEIDTVLGESAKTIVLTNALLQELKYLDLVIKESLRLVPPVPFVGRKLLEDMEMNGTVVPAGTTISLNIFCLHRNPEVFREPEKFIPERFSDANEIPRGPYDYIPFSAGSRNCIVNNTGQKYALLEMKVTIVKLLASYRILPGESIDQVRYKADLVIRPSGGIPVKLTRRS, from the exons atgtttgttttggttgcggTGTTTGTGGTTTATCTTTCCTACCTATTGCTAAAATATCATCAAAAGCGACAAGAGAGACTGAAGCTTCTTAGGTACTTCCCAGGACCCCAGCCGGAGTACATTCTTGGGTGTAGTTACCTGTTTTATAACAAATCTATTACAG AAATATTCGATACCATTGTTGACTCCCATGCCCAATACGGTAAGGATATATGCCTAATCGGTGCATTCAACATGCTGGAGCTAGAAATCGCTTCCGCCCAAAACATCGAAAAGGTGCTGCTGGCAAAGACCACGAAAAAATCCTACCAATACGACTTCCTAGAGCCGTGGCTCGGTACCGGTCTGCTGCTATCGTTCGGCGAGAAGTGGTTCCAGCGTCGCAAGATCATCACACCGtcgtttcatttcaaaattCTCGACCAATTCATGGACGTGTTCAACCAGGAGGCGGACACGCTCGTCTCCAAGCTGGAACGGCACGTCGATCAGCAAGAGTTCGATATCTACGATCACATCACGCTGTACGCGCTGGATAGTATTTGCG CAACATCGATGGGTGTTCACATCAACGCACAGGAAGACCCCAGCAACGAGTACACCCAGGGCGTTAAGAAGGTGTCCGAGTACGTGTTTCGGCGCATCTTCAGTGTGCTGAATCAGTTCCCCGCCCTCTTTGTGCTGTACTCTTACGCAAGGGAACAGGGAAGGATCATCAAACGGTTGCATGATTTCACAAACACTGTCATCGATACGAGAAGGAAACAGCTGGCAAGGGAAAACAAACCCGTACAGGTGGACGATTACTCCAAACACCGCGATACGTTCCTCGATCAGCTGCTGAAGGTAAGGGTCAACGGACAGCCGCTCAGTACGGCCGACATTCGGGAGGAGGTGGACACGTTCATGTTCGAGGGGCATGATACGACGACTTCGGGCATTTCGTTCACCATTCTGCAGCTGGCAAAGCATCAGGATGTTCAGCAGAAGCTGTACGAAGAGATCGATACCGTGCTGGGGGAGAGTGCAAAGACGATCGTCCTCACGAACGCACTCCTTCAGGAGCTTAAGTATCTGGATCTAGTAATCAAGGAGTCGTTGCGCTTAGTTCCTCCGGTTCCGTTCGTGGGGCGTAAACTTCTCGAGGATATGGAAATGA ACGGCACAGTAGTGCCCGCCGGAACAACCATCTCGCTCAACATCTTCTGCCTGCACCGCAATCCCGAGGTGTTCCGCGAGCCGGAAAAGTTTATCCCGGAGCGGTTCTCCGACGCGAACGAAATCCCGCGCGGCCCGTACGACTACATCCCGTTCAGTGCCGGTTCGCGGAACTGTATTG tTAACAACACTGGTCAGAAGTACGCGCTGCTCGAGATGAAAGTTACCATCGTGAAGCTGCTGGCCAGCTACCGTATCCTGCCCGGCGAGTCGATCGATCAAGTGCGCTACAAGGCGGATCTGGTCATCCGCCCTTCCGGCGGCATTCCGGTGAAACTTACCAGAAGAAGTTAA